From Pedobacter indicus, a single genomic window includes:
- a CDS encoding DUF2851 family protein, with protein MKISEQILQRIWKYRLFKQTDIYTHSGKRLSIKRIGDHNLNEGPDFENSMIEIDGVDWAGNVEIHISSSDWFRHQHQLHAGYNTVVLHVVFKHDTEVYRQDGTEPETLVLEPLIDPLTLARYRNLTNNSFRIACEALIHSVEPFYIHQWLGRLLLARLVSKSSSVLQILESTNGDWERTSFIVLARSFGLNINGEAFEQFARSVPMALISRYADQPRSLEALMFGQAGMLETERKEDTYYQNLRSEYQYLKTIYNLKPMAEGIWKFLRMRPHNFPTVRLAQFIALVTAIPQVFTKIIETESVLLWRSRFDTLKVNPYWEKHFHFQRPTTSMRRTVLSRSMADLIITNAVVQILFAYGRYIDDERYSQQAIRFLEQLPAEKNSLVQYYRGLGVELASAAETQAIKQLNAIYCERKRCLECEVGIQILKPISGIAAK; from the coding sequence ATGAAGATTTCTGAACAAATCCTTCAACGGATTTGGAAATACCGGCTTTTTAAACAAACCGATATTTACACCCATTCGGGGAAGAGGTTATCCATAAAGCGGATAGGGGATCATAATCTAAATGAAGGTCCGGATTTTGAGAATAGCATGATCGAGATTGACGGCGTTGATTGGGCAGGGAATGTTGAGATTCACATAAGCAGTTCTGATTGGTTTCGCCATCAGCATCAGCTTCACGCAGGCTATAATACCGTTGTTCTTCATGTCGTCTTCAAGCACGATACCGAAGTATACCGCCAAGATGGTACTGAGCCAGAGACTCTGGTATTAGAACCTTTGATTGATCCGCTAACATTAGCTAGATACCGCAACCTAACGAATAATAGTTTCCGTATTGCTTGTGAAGCATTGATTCATTCGGTAGAGCCCTTCTATATTCACCAATGGTTAGGAAGGCTACTGCTTGCTCGTCTTGTTAGTAAGTCATCGTCCGTACTTCAAATACTTGAATCTACCAATGGCGATTGGGAGCGTACCTCCTTTATTGTTCTGGCAAGAAGTTTCGGGTTAAATATCAATGGTGAGGCTTTCGAACAATTCGCCCGATCGGTTCCCATGGCTTTAATATCCAGATATGCTGATCAACCCCGTAGTTTGGAAGCATTAATGTTTGGCCAAGCAGGTATGTTAGAGACAGAGCGCAAGGAAGACACCTATTATCAAAACCTCCGTTCAGAATATCAGTATTTAAAAACTATTTATAACCTCAAGCCGATGGCAGAGGGAATATGGAAGTTTCTTCGGATGCGACCTCATAATTTTCCAACGGTCAGATTAGCGCAATTTATCGCACTTGTTACAGCTATTCCTCAAGTTTTTACTAAAATTATTGAGACAGAAAGTGTACTTTTGTGGCGGTCACGCTTTGATACACTGAAAGTTAATCCCTACTGGGAGAAACATTTTCATTTTCAGAGACCCACTACATCCATGCGAAGGACAGTGTTGAGCAGGTCGATGGCTGACTTAATTATAACGAATGCCGTAGTGCAAATTTTATTCGCATACGGTCGCTATATAGATGACGAAAGGTATAGCCAGCAAGCTATTCGCTTTCTTGAACAGCTACCGGCAGAGAAGAACAGTTTGGTACAATATTATCGCGGCTTGGGTGTTGAGCTAGCGTCTGCTGCTGAAACACAAGCAATCAAACAGCTTAACGCAATATACTGCGAGCGTAAACGTTGTTTAGAATGTGAGGTTGGGATCCAGATATTAAAACCAATAAGTGGTATTGCGGCCAAATGA
- a CDS encoding nitrilase family protein yields the protein MEPLKITTFQAYLFWENTEKNLSNLALRLSSLRTSTDLIILPEMFNTGFTMNVEKCSEEVGGPTMRWMLEQATKFNCVVTGSLIIQEDGLYYNRLIWMRPDGTYDQYDKHHLFSLAEEEKIFTAGDKNITIELKGWRIRPLICYDLRFPAWSRNQEPYYDILLYIASWPDSRIEHWQKLIPARAIENLSFVIAVNRVGYDGNEIYHSGGSMCLSPTGEVIYYKPESEDLYTFTIYPKDLINARERYPFLEDADPFTLGRRRSLLDKNR from the coding sequence ATGGAACCATTAAAAATAACTACTTTTCAAGCTTATTTATTTTGGGAAAACACCGAAAAGAACCTATCGAATCTTGCTTTGAGATTATCTTCTCTTAGAACATCAACCGATTTGATTATTCTCCCTGAGATGTTTAATACTGGTTTCACCATGAATGTGGAAAAGTGCAGCGAAGAGGTTGGTGGCCCCACGATGCGATGGATGCTGGAGCAAGCCACTAAGTTCAACTGTGTAGTGACAGGAAGCCTAATTATCCAGGAAGACGGTTTATACTATAACCGACTGATTTGGATGCGCCCGGATGGCACATACGACCAGTATGACAAGCATCATCTTTTTAGCTTGGCTGAGGAAGAAAAGATATTTACTGCCGGAGATAAAAACATCACGATTGAGCTTAAGGGATGGCGGATTAGACCGCTTATATGTTATGACCTTCGCTTCCCTGCTTGGTCTCGAAATCAGGAGCCTTATTACGATATTTTACTTTATATAGCAAGCTGGCCAGATTCCAGAATAGAGCATTGGCAAAAGCTCATTCCTGCTCGCGCTATAGAGAACCTTTCATTCGTTATTGCGGTAAACCGAGTAGGCTATGATGGAAATGAAATCTACCATTCTGGCGGATCAATGTGTTTATCACCGACGGGCGAAGTAATTTATTATAAGCCAGAAAGTGAAGATCTTTATACCTTCACCATCTATCCGAAAGACCTGATCAATGCAAGAGAGAGATATCCATTCTTAGAAGATGCAGATCCTTTTACACTTGGCAGAAGAAGGTCATTACTGGACAAGAACAGGTAA
- the smc gene encoding chromosome segregation protein SMC, with protein MQLTRLDIKGFKSFGDKTTIHFNNGVTAIVGPNGCGKSNVVDAIRWVLGEQSTKNLRSEKMENIIFNGTRSRKAAQLAEVSLSFNNNKGVLPTSYSQVTITRKLYRSGESEYRLNDVQCRLKDITDLFLDTGIGSDSYAIIELKMVDEIINNKDNSRRSLFEEASAISKYRIRKKQTFNRLKDTEADLSRIEDLLIEIEKNLKSLEYQAKKTERYHRLKEQYKQFSIALASSRIKNYDQTLSQLREKEDLQIRRNRELIDSLTFQEEKLKAFKEKLVTEEKNLSTQQKTLNAHTATIHRYETDKKIKNEQLRNLNERNDRLSKELTQDRQQLNHIQYSLKRVNEELFTEREKLAAQESDLQGQVKLVETLQNQQKAAKQELDKMLNERNQAQNKLYELEKSSAVLLIQIDALREETVKASSDQQNRENELNSFEKAISELETKLDTLQSEYDFLKQQDQELELQLNETKEQIEQLTSQLNHESRFLDAKENEYNLLKSLVDNLEGFPESIRFLKKNKKWDVKAPLFSDILYCQEAYRVAIENYLEPYMNYYVVQSTQDALTAIQLLHDTAKGKAGFFILDLIEKEDVSKVGYDNLLSALTVIDVDSKYRSLCGLLLKNVFFEREHMGSPINKDLPSGDFIVLSKDGQIIKKKHSLFGGSVGLFEGKRIGRAKNLSILQSEIQKTAKNQKLIESDLSAEKDKLTALTANFQKDHIQELSSQINRLNNELVSIKTKQEQYQSFIAHNQSRKESIEKKIMTLETDLDKQKNDLDKQKSDVTLFSGQLEYLQKNFDDISVNYNEQSNLYNQANIAFHQQKNRTSNLEKDLEYREIQLENIETRIKQHEEEIEKTKLALRDLVDHADGSDVDLQEMYQQRELLKEGLNDLEKNYYSLRKEINDAEDNLSQERRNKDQSDILLSEFKDKVNEINLELNALKERLLVEFNLEADDLKAEEAEIEMEEDQLKEKATKLKKQLDEFGAINPLAMESFKEMDERYQFIQQEKTDLLEAKNTLLETIKEIDKTAKEKFMSSFNEVRENFIIVFRSLFSEEDTCDLVLTDPEQPLDSDIQIIARPKGKKPLSINQLSGGEKTLTATALLFSLYLLKPAPFCIFDEVDAPLDDTNIDKFNNIIRKFSDRSQFIIVSHNKKTIASTDIIYGVTMVEQGISKLVAVDLQEV; from the coding sequence ATGCAGCTAACGCGACTCGACATTAAAGGTTTTAAAAGCTTTGGTGATAAAACGACCATTCATTTCAACAATGGGGTGACGGCAATTGTGGGTCCGAACGGCTGTGGGAAATCAAACGTCGTAGACGCAATTCGCTGGGTTTTGGGAGAACAAAGTACCAAGAACCTTCGATCGGAAAAAATGGAAAACATCATCTTTAACGGAACCAGGTCTCGCAAAGCGGCTCAGCTTGCCGAAGTATCCTTGTCGTTCAACAATAACAAAGGCGTGCTTCCTACCTCCTACTCACAGGTTACCATTACCAGAAAGCTGTACCGCAGCGGTGAAAGTGAGTACCGTTTGAACGATGTGCAATGCCGGTTAAAAGATATTACTGACCTTTTTTTAGATACGGGTATTGGTTCTGATTCATATGCCATCATTGAGCTGAAGATGGTTGATGAGATCATTAACAATAAGGATAATTCCAGACGGAGTCTATTCGAAGAAGCGTCAGCAATATCAAAATACAGGATTCGTAAAAAGCAAACATTCAACCGGCTAAAAGACACGGAGGCGGATTTAAGTCGCATTGAAGATCTTTTAATCGAGATTGAGAAAAACCTGAAAAGCCTGGAATATCAGGCAAAAAAAACGGAGCGTTACCATCGACTGAAAGAACAATATAAACAATTCAGCATTGCGCTGGCTTCATCGAGAATCAAAAATTATGATCAGACACTCAGTCAGCTAAGGGAAAAGGAAGACCTACAGATCCGAAGAAACCGAGAGCTTATTGACAGTCTTACCTTCCAGGAGGAGAAACTGAAAGCCTTTAAAGAGAAACTTGTCACCGAAGAGAAGAACCTGTCCACTCAACAAAAGACGCTCAACGCACATACAGCAACCATTCACCGCTATGAGACTGATAAAAAGATTAAGAATGAGCAGTTGCGAAATCTGAATGAACGGAATGACCGGCTCAGTAAAGAGCTTACTCAAGACAGGCAGCAACTTAATCATATTCAATACAGTTTAAAGAGAGTCAATGAAGAGTTATTTACTGAAAGAGAGAAGCTGGCGGCTCAAGAAAGTGATCTCCAAGGACAAGTAAAATTAGTCGAAACTCTGCAAAACCAACAAAAGGCGGCTAAACAAGAGCTGGACAAGATGCTCAACGAACGGAACCAAGCTCAAAACAAGCTGTATGAGCTGGAAAAATCGAGCGCTGTTTTGCTGATCCAGATTGATGCTTTGCGAGAAGAAACCGTCAAAGCAAGCAGCGATCAGCAAAATAGGGAAAACGAGCTTAACTCATTCGAGAAAGCTATTTCAGAATTAGAGACTAAGCTAGATACTTTACAGAGCGAGTATGACTTCCTCAAGCAGCAAGATCAGGAATTGGAGCTCCAGCTCAATGAGACTAAAGAACAAATTGAGCAGCTCACGAGTCAGTTGAACCACGAAAGTCGCTTCCTCGATGCTAAAGAGAACGAGTATAATCTACTGAAATCACTTGTCGATAATTTAGAGGGCTTTCCTGAATCAATTCGCTTTTTAAAAAAGAACAAGAAATGGGATGTAAAAGCTCCTCTTTTCTCTGACATTCTTTATTGTCAGGAAGCCTATCGGGTTGCGATTGAAAATTATCTCGAACCCTATATGAATTACTACGTGGTTCAGAGTACGCAAGATGCGCTCACTGCAATTCAATTACTGCATGATACAGCTAAGGGGAAAGCTGGTTTCTTTATCTTAGATTTGATAGAAAAAGAGGATGTTAGCAAAGTGGGTTATGATAATCTTTTGTCAGCTCTAACGGTAATCGATGTAGACTCTAAATATCGATCGCTTTGTGGGTTGCTGTTGAAAAATGTGTTTTTTGAAAGAGAACACATGGGCTCTCCTATCAATAAAGATCTGCCTTCAGGTGATTTCATTGTACTGAGTAAAGATGGACAGATTATTAAGAAAAAACACAGTCTTTTCGGTGGGTCTGTTGGTCTGTTTGAAGGAAAACGTATTGGTCGGGCAAAGAACCTCAGCATCTTGCAATCAGAAATACAGAAAACAGCTAAAAATCAAAAACTGATTGAATCCGATTTATCGGCTGAGAAGGATAAACTCACGGCGTTAACCGCAAATTTCCAAAAAGATCATATCCAAGAACTTTCTAGTCAAATTAATCGACTGAACAATGAACTTGTTTCTATTAAAACGAAACAAGAGCAGTACCAAAGCTTTATCGCACATAACCAGAGCAGAAAAGAAAGTATTGAGAAGAAAATTATGACTCTGGAAACCGATCTGGATAAACAAAAGAATGACTTGGACAAACAAAAGAGTGACGTCACCCTATTTTCCGGACAACTGGAGTACCTGCAAAAGAACTTTGACGACATTTCGGTTAATTATAACGAACAGTCAAACCTCTATAATCAAGCAAATATAGCCTTTCATCAGCAGAAAAATCGTACTTCGAATCTGGAGAAGGACCTTGAGTATAGGGAAATTCAGCTCGAGAACATCGAGACCCGCATTAAGCAACATGAGGAAGAGATAGAAAAGACCAAGCTAGCGCTTCGTGACCTGGTAGACCATGCTGACGGATCAGACGTTGACCTACAAGAGATGTATCAGCAAAGGGAGCTTCTGAAAGAAGGTTTGAATGATCTGGAAAAAAATTATTATTCGCTTCGGAAAGAAATTAATGACGCGGAGGATAACCTGAGTCAAGAACGCAGGAATAAAGACCAGTCGGACATACTTTTAAGTGAATTTAAGGACAAAGTCAACGAGATTAATCTGGAGCTAAACGCATTGAAGGAACGGCTGTTAGTTGAATTCAACTTGGAAGCGGATGACTTGAAAGCGGAAGAGGCTGAAATCGAAATGGAAGAAGATCAGCTGAAAGAGAAAGCGACAAAGCTAAAGAAACAACTGGATGAATTTGGAGCAATCAACCCGTTGGCTATGGAATCTTTCAAAGAAATGGACGAGCGTTATCAGTTTATCCAACAGGAAAAGACAGACTTACTTGAAGCTAAAAATACGCTGCTTGAGACCATTAAGGAAATTGACAAAACTGCAAAAGAGAAGTTTATGTCGTCTTTTAATGAAGTTCGCGAGAACTTTATTATTGTATTTAGGTCCCTCTTCAGCGAAGAGGACACCTGCGATCTGGTTTTAACAGATCCTGAACAGCCCTTGGATTCAGACATCCAAATCATTGCACGTCCAAAAGGCAAAAAACCACTGTCTATTAATCAGTTATCCGGCGGAGAAAAAACCCTTACCGCTACTGCCCTGCTCTTCTCACTATACTTATTGAAACCTGCACCTTTTTGTATATTCGATGAAGTAGATGCGCCATTGGATGACACCAATATTGATAAATTCAATAATATCATCCGTAAGTTTTCGGATCGATCACAATTCATCATTGTTTCCCATAATAAGAAAACCATTGCCAGCACGGATATCATTTATGGTGTTACCATGGTGGAACAAGGTATTTCAAAGTTGGTGGCGGTGGATTTACAGGAAGTCTAA
- a CDS encoding SDR family oxidoreductase — translation MKNFKDKVVIITGASSGIGRACAIEFASHGAHIVLAARKYQALLDLAADIEKRYQVMTLSVQCDVSVEEDCKQLVEQATGKFGRIDVLINNAGISMRALFKDLDISVLKSLMDVNFWGTVYCTKYAMPELLKAKGSVVGMSSIAGYRGLPGRTGYSASKFAMNGFMESLRVENLKTGLHVMVACPGFTASNIRATALDVHGQQHGETSMEEGKMMTAEEVAMIVVDGVAKRKRTLIMTRQGKLAVFMNKITPSWVDKKVFDLFSREKNPLIK, via the coding sequence TTGAAAAATTTTAAAGATAAAGTCGTCATCATCACAGGTGCTTCTTCAGGAATTGGCCGTGCCTGTGCCATTGAGTTCGCTTCTCACGGTGCACATATTGTTTTGGCCGCTAGAAAGTATCAGGCCTTGCTTGATTTAGCAGCAGATATTGAAAAACGCTATCAGGTAATGACTCTTTCTGTACAATGCGATGTTTCGGTAGAGGAAGATTGTAAACAGTTGGTGGAACAAGCGACAGGTAAGTTCGGTCGGATAGATGTATTGATCAATAACGCTGGCATCAGTATGCGGGCACTTTTCAAAGATTTGGATATCAGTGTTTTGAAGAGTCTGATGGATGTGAATTTTTGGGGTACTGTCTATTGTACAAAATACGCCATGCCTGAATTATTAAAAGCAAAAGGTTCAGTGGTGGGCATGTCATCGATCGCCGGCTATCGTGGGCTTCCCGGACGTACGGGTTATTCAGCATCTAAATTTGCTATGAATGGTTTTATGGAATCTTTGCGTGTAGAAAACCTAAAAACCGGTTTGCACGTTATGGTGGCTTGTCCGGGCTTCACAGCTTCTAATATTCGAGCCACAGCCCTCGATGTACACGGACAGCAGCATGGAGAAACCAGTATGGAAGAAGGTAAAATGATGACAGCCGAAGAGGTTGCCATGATCGTCGTTGACGGAGTTGCTAAGCGGAAAAGAACGTTGATCATGACTCGACAAGGCAAACTTGCAGTTTTCATGAACAAAATAACCCCTTCATGGGTTGATAAGAAAGTATTTGATTTATTTTCAAGGGAAAAAAATCCTTTAATAAAATAA
- the recR gene encoding recombination mediator RecR — protein MNFSSKLLENAVNEFSRLPGIGQKSALRLVLHLVNQPEQDVARFSNALTDLKNQIRYCKECHNISDQEQCEICTSLKRDRSLICVVEDTRDVMAIENTNQYQGLYHVLGGLISPMDGVGPSDLSVDALISRVQKEEVSEVILALSATMEGDTTIFYLHKKIKDMGVKITTIARGISFGGELEYVDEVTLGRSIVTRVPYERNIA, from the coding sequence ATGAATTTTTCTTCCAAGCTTTTAGAGAATGCAGTCAATGAATTCAGTCGCCTGCCAGGCATCGGGCAAAAAAGCGCGTTGAGATTGGTTCTACATCTGGTAAATCAACCAGAACAGGATGTTGCGCGTTTTAGCAATGCGTTGACGGATTTAAAAAATCAGATCAGGTATTGCAAAGAGTGTCATAATATTTCTGATCAGGAACAGTGTGAAATCTGTACATCTTTAAAACGCGATCGCAGTTTGATCTGTGTTGTGGAAGATACCCGAGACGTCATGGCTATTGAAAATACGAATCAATATCAAGGGCTTTATCACGTACTTGGCGGATTGATTTCGCCTATGGATGGCGTAGGCCCGTCTGATCTGAGTGTCGATGCATTGATCAGCCGCGTACAAAAAGAAGAAGTTTCCGAAGTAATTTTAGCGCTCAGTGCTACCATGGAGGGGGATACGACTATATTCTATCTTCATAAAAAAATTAAAGATATGGGTGTTAAAATTACTACGATTGCTCGAGGTATTTCATTCGGAGGGGAATTGGAGTATGTGGATGAAGTCACGCTTGGTCGCTCCATTGTTACCCGTGTTCCGTATGAAAGGAACATCGCATAA
- a CDS encoding LOG family protein — translation MAEQGDMIEQGDERIRRAFENKTWQEIKVSDSWQIFKIMAEFVEGFEKMAKIGPCVSIFGSARTPRDHVSYQLAEKCARLLTERGYGVISGGGPGIMEAANKGAFEAGGKSVGLNIDLPFEQFNNEYIDRDKLIEFNYFFVRKVIFTKYSQGYIILPGGFGTMDELFEAITLVQTGKMARFPIVLVGKEYYGGLFDWIQNTMLKAGNISEEDLNLYRLEDTAEDAVQHIFNFYEKYLLKPNF, via the coding sequence ATGGCAGAACAAGGAGACATGATCGAACAGGGAGACGAAAGAATAAGAAGAGCGTTTGAAAATAAAACTTGGCAAGAAATTAAAGTGAGCGACTCTTGGCAGATTTTTAAAATTATGGCTGAATTTGTAGAGGGATTCGAAAAAATGGCTAAGATTGGACCCTGTGTTTCGATTTTTGGATCGGCAAGGACTCCTCGTGACCATGTGTCCTATCAATTAGCAGAAAAATGTGCACGATTATTAACCGAAAGGGGTTACGGGGTGATTTCCGGTGGTGGACCGGGCATTATGGAAGCAGCAAATAAGGGAGCTTTCGAAGCAGGTGGAAAATCGGTTGGATTGAATATCGATTTACCCTTTGAACAATTCAATAATGAATATATAGACAGAGATAAACTCATTGAATTCAATTACTTTTTTGTGAGAAAGGTTATTTTCACTAAGTACTCTCAAGGCTATATTATTTTACCGGGCGGATTTGGCACTATGGACGAGCTCTTTGAGGCTATCACCTTGGTGCAGACTGGAAAAATGGCTAGATTTCCGATTGTACTGGTAGGTAAAGAATACTATGGGGGCTTGTTTGACTGGATTCAAAACACCATGTTGAAAGCAGGCAATATCAGTGAGGAAGATTTAAACTTGTACCGTCTGGAAGACACAGCTGAAGACGCGGTTCAACATATTTTTAATTTCTACGAAAAATATCTGTTGAAACCCAATTTTTAA
- a CDS encoding PAS domain-containing sensor histidine kinase → MESAKLLKAIIENSNEGIITIDAKGIVESINPGALKLFGYTSGEVIGNNISMLMPEPYRSQHDDYIENYLDTGKKKIIGIGRDVLGKKKDGTTFPIYLSVSEVNYENKKIFTGIIQDLSKQKEAEEKLKMYTEELEEIVKTRTADLQLLVAKLEEAKNDVSNSLQKEKELNQLKSRFVSMASHEFRTPLSSIQLSASLINKYANKNDAKGIDKHTTKIKNSVDLLTSILNDFLSMDRLEDGKIEVKYSEFNLVKFSEEIIEEMQPIAKQNQHIVYQHTGDNANVKLDPHLLKNAIINLISNAIKYSGENTFIEFNTYTNNGECIVEVRDNGIGIPEEEQKHLLEPFFRANNTGKIPGTGLGLNIVMQYAHLMNGTITWKSKLDEGTMFRLTFNLQS, encoded by the coding sequence ATGGAAAGCGCTAAATTATTAAAAGCGATTATCGAAAATTCCAATGAAGGAATTATCACAATCGACGCAAAGGGAATTGTGGAGTCAATTAACCCCGGTGCCTTAAAGCTATTTGGATATACAAGCGGAGAAGTAATTGGCAACAACATCAGCATGTTAATGCCAGAGCCCTATCGCTCACAACATGACGATTATATTGAGAACTACCTAGATACGGGTAAAAAAAAGATCATTGGTATCGGACGGGATGTGCTTGGAAAGAAAAAAGATGGAACCACCTTTCCTATTTACCTATCGGTAAGCGAGGTAAATTATGAAAACAAAAAAATCTTTACCGGTATTATCCAAGACTTGTCCAAGCAAAAAGAAGCTGAAGAGAAATTAAAGATGTATACAGAGGAGCTGGAGGAAATTGTAAAAACTCGTACTGCTGATTTGCAATTACTGGTAGCTAAACTGGAAGAAGCTAAAAACGATGTAAGTAACTCCTTGCAAAAAGAAAAAGAACTCAACCAATTAAAGTCGCGATTTGTATCAATGGCTTCGCATGAATTTAGAACTCCATTGAGCTCAATTCAATTATCCGCTTCTTTAATTAACAAGTATGCCAACAAAAATGACGCAAAAGGTATTGATAAACATACAACAAAGATTAAAAACTCGGTTGATCTGCTGACAAGTATCTTAAATGATTTTCTATCAATGGACCGGCTGGAAGATGGAAAGATCGAAGTCAAGTACTCTGAATTCAACCTGGTTAAGTTTTCTGAAGAAATCATTGAGGAAATGCAGCCTATAGCGAAGCAAAATCAACACATTGTCTATCAGCATACCGGCGATAACGCCAATGTTAAACTAGATCCTCATCTGCTGAAAAACGCTATCATCAATCTGATATCAAACGCAATAAAATACTCGGGTGAAAACACCTTTATCGAATTTAATACCTATACAAATAACGGTGAATGCATTGTCGAAGTCAGAGATAATGGCATAGGCATACCTGAAGAAGAACAAAAACATCTACTTGAACCATTTTTTCGAGCCAATAATACAGGCAAAATTCCCGGCACAGGCTTGGGGCTGAACATTGTAATGCAATATGCCCATTTAATGAACGGAACGATCACCTGGAAGAGTAAGCTTGATGAAGGAACGATGTTTAGGCTAACATTTAATCTGCAATCATAA
- a CDS encoding response regulator: MNKSNKTILVIEDHDDIRESIVEILEMADYQVISAADGKSGFELALKHIPDLILCDIMMPILDGYGVLYLLGKHEETSKIPLIFLTAKAERTDVRKAMEMGADDYLTKPFDDIELLNAVESRLKKRRSHGVVSNIIPQDVETFFEELSEAGKTRKYKKKQLIYQESDSPLYLYRVNKGTLRSFLFYDVGRELTIGIFTKGDFFGYDTILTDSKYYENVETLEDCELTLINKSDLQDLVTKRPTLNAKFIHLLASNNQLKSEKLLSLAYGTVRKRIAEALVFYTEKLSGTHENDTYKIRVLRDDLASMAGTANETVSRILADFKDENLITKEGNSIHVLDIQGLKKVT; the protein is encoded by the coding sequence ATGAACAAAAGCAACAAAACTATACTGGTAATTGAAGATCACGATGATATTAGAGAAAGTATTGTAGAAATTTTAGAAATGGCTGACTACCAAGTGATCAGTGCCGCTGACGGCAAGTCAGGTTTTGAACTTGCTCTAAAACATATTCCAGATTTAATTTTATGTGACATCATGATGCCGATTTTAGATGGATATGGTGTATTATACTTACTCGGTAAACATGAAGAAACCTCAAAGATACCATTGATATTTCTGACAGCCAAAGCAGAGCGAACAGATGTGCGCAAAGCGATGGAAATGGGTGCAGATGATTACCTCACTAAGCCTTTCGATGACATAGAATTACTAAATGCCGTGGAGTCCAGATTAAAAAAACGCCGCAGCCATGGAGTAGTATCAAATATCATCCCGCAAGATGTTGAAACATTTTTCGAAGAGCTTAGTGAAGCTGGAAAAACACGAAAATATAAAAAGAAACAGTTAATTTATCAGGAGTCAGATTCGCCCCTATACCTATATCGGGTTAATAAAGGCACACTAAGAAGTTTTCTTTTTTACGATGTGGGGCGCGAACTTACTATTGGAATATTTACAAAAGGAGACTTTTTTGGCTACGATACCATTTTAACAGATAGCAAATATTATGAAAATGTCGAAACACTGGAAGATTGTGAACTTACTTTGATCAACAAATCAGACCTACAGGATTTAGTGACTAAACGGCCTACTCTAAATGCCAAATTCATTCATCTTCTTGCCAGTAACAATCAGCTCAAAAGTGAAAAACTGCTAAGTCTGGCATATGGTACCGTCCGAAAAAGAATAGCGGAGGCACTTGTTTTCTATACAGAAAAACTCAGCGGCACGCATGAAAATGACACCTACAAAATAAGAGTGTTAAGAGACGACCTAGCTTCAATGGCGGGTACGGCTAACGAAACAGTCAGCAGAATCCTCGCCGATTTCAAAGACGAAAATCTAATAACAAAAGAGGGAAACTCAATCCATGTTCTGGATATTCAGGGGCTAAAGAAAGTAACCTGA
- a CDS encoding Rossmann-fold NAD(P)-binding domain-containing protein, giving the protein MKAIAYSIRNNEKVSLAKANSKKHDFLFISNALNEANLIFAIGKDVLILYKLDTLTLGLLERIKEIGIKLIISRDHKPSLEVLQLATQVGIPITHVQCNLTDEKKAHQIINILDYVSKGLQESKTSRQRATDIKSDKQI; this is encoded by the coding sequence ATGAAAGCCATTGCTTATAGTATCCGAAATAATGAAAAGGTGTCTTTGGCAAAGGCCAATTCAAAGAAACATGATTTCTTATTTATATCCAATGCCTTAAATGAAGCAAACTTAATTTTTGCTATAGGTAAAGATGTGCTTATATTATATAAATTGGATACACTAACACTTGGCCTGTTAGAGCGAATCAAAGAAATCGGAATTAAGCTTATAATTAGTAGGGATCATAAACCGTCACTAGAAGTGCTGCAACTCGCTACACAAGTTGGGATACCGATTACCCATGTACAATGCAACCTCACTGACGAGAAAAAAGCCCATCAAATTATCAACATACTCGATTATGTATCAAAAGGACTACAAGAAAGTAAAACTTCAAGACAACGTGCCACAGACATCAAATCTGATAAACAAATATAA